From Onychostoma macrolepis isolate SWU-2019 chromosome 05, ASM1243209v1, whole genome shotgun sequence, one genomic window encodes:
- the zgc:112294 gene encoding transmembrane protein 17A — protein MPVFYTPIPQNLRVGLANVSGSVFINNRTRDSGHFRDPYQDHEVCAEVSSHLPLQMLLYFNIFFFPFWWISEVLMLHLKFCYLPVYYQCLLVTGMVLISIFEVLRVYLGYVGNLKEKVPELAGFWLISLLFQLPILLFFITDEDTIILPLERGVHSLYLSFLLGELLASFLALRVMTRKLAQQFHMRQFGPVQGLHTAEALPMFGLPYGGRSVLPVRDIQPH, from the exons ATGCCTGTGTTCTACACGCCGATCCCTCAGAACCTGAGAGTGGGTCTGGCTAACGTCAGCGGCTCAGTGTTTATAAATAACAGAACGCGAGACAGCGGACACTTCAGGGACCCTTATCAGGATCATGAAG TGTGTGCTGAGGTCTCGTCTCATCTCCCGCTGCAGATGCTGCTCTACTTCAACATCTTCTTCTTCCCCTTCTGGTGGATCTCTGAGGTGCTAATGCTGCATTTAAAG TTCTGTTATCTGCCAGTGTATTACCAGTGTCTGCTGGTGACGGGTATGGTCCTGATCAGCATATTTGAGGTGTTGCGGGTGTATCTCGGTTATGTTGGGAATCTCAAAGAGAAG GTTCCAGAGTTGGCTGGATTTTGGCTGATCTCGTTACTCTTCCAGCTGCCTAtcctcctcttcttcatcaCTGACGAAGACACCATCATTCTTCCTCTGGAGCGGGGCGTTCACTCTCTCTATCTGAGCTTCCTGCTGGGCGAGCTGCTGGCCTCGTTTCTGGCCCTGCGCGTCATGACTCGCAAACTCGCCCAGCAGTTTCACATGAGGCAGTTCGGCCCCGTCCAGGGTCTCCATACAGCAGAAGCGCTGCCCATGTTTGGACTGCCATACGGGGGCAGGAGTGTGCTGCCTGTGAGGGACATTCAGCCGCACTGA
- the selenoe gene encoding selenoprotein e translates to MWLTLLALLTLYAAGRSAVNVSESSAEKEKFVIARGKLMAPSVVGUSIKKMPELYNFLMERLALYHNLEYDSGEDKNPRLIFYNENDEEVKVVPVKKMKADEISSLLDSLGFYKRSQKGEEVPEEFKHFPLNAPRDEL, encoded by the exons ATGTGGCTCACACTATTGGCCCTTCTGACTTTGTATGCCGCGGGGAGAAGTGCGGTAAATGTTTCAGAAAGCAGCGCTGAGAAGGAAAAGTTTGTTATAGCCAGAGGAAAACTTATG GCTCCCAGTGTAGTGGGATGATCCATAAAGAAGATGCCAGAGCTCTACAATTTCCTGATGGAGCGATTGGCATTGTA TCACAACCTGGAGTACGATTCGGGAGAGGATAAAAACCCACGCCTGATCTTCTACAACGAGAATGACGAGGAAGTGAAG GTTGTTCCTGTGAAGAAGATGAAGGCAGATGAGATCAGCAGCTTGCTAGATTCTCTGGGTTTCTATAAGAGGTCACAGAAAGGCGAGGAGGTCCCTGAGGAGTTCAAACATTTCCCTTTAAACGCGCCTCGGGATGAACTGTGA